Below is a genomic region from Bradyrhizobium sp. 1(2017).
GACCAGTTCTGGTGCGATTGACTGGTCGATACTCCCGATGGTCATGAGCCTAGTCCGTTGGGCACGAGGTCCTCAATTGTACGGAGGTAAATAGCCGGCATGACTAGGAATGGAGGAGCTATACCTAGGTTTGTCCGTAGTCGCCCGGGTCTCTCGCGCGGCTCATGTTCAACGGGACAGCGCATGATGCGTCGGCCGCACGGCCACCGCGAAAAATCGGCTGACACGGCGCGCTTGATGCGTTGCGGTGAACAGCGGCGCGGCAGCCAATTCGAAGGCGAATGTCGTAACCGCCGTCCGACTTTGGCCGGAATTGCTCCTCTGGCGGCAACGTGCTCTACTTGTCTTCACGCAGAGAGCGCCGGGAGCGTCTGCGATGAAGCTTGGCCGTGCAGCGACCTTTGGGAAGTCAGCCGTGCAATTCCTCGCCGGATGCGTCCGGCAAACGGTTACCACGAAGCCTCGCGTCGAGCCCGGCGACGCCAGTTTGCTCGAATCGGTCAAGCAGTGGCAGCAAGTCTTCGAACACAACCCCGTCATGTACTTCATGGTCGATCCGGTCGGGACCGTGATCAACGTGAACCCGTTCGGCGCCGCGCAACTGGGCTATACGGCCACGGAGTTGATCGGCCGATCGGTGCTGGATGTCTTCTTCGAGGAAGACCGCGACTTCGTCCGCGCATGTGTCACGCTGTGTCTCGAGACCGTCGATCAGTCACACACCTGGGAAATCCGGAAGGTCCGCAAGGATGGCTCGGTGCTATGGGTGCGCGAGAACGCCAAGACCATGCTGCGGGCCGATGGCGGGCCAATCGTGCTGGTCGCCTGCGAGAACATCACCGAACGCAAGGAAGCTGAGAATGCGCTGCGACAGAGCGAGGCTTACCTCGCACAGGCGCAGGAACTGAGCCACACCGGCAGTTTCGGCTGGAGGTCGGCAACCGGAGAGATTACCTGGTCCAAGGAGACCTATCGCATCTTCCAATGCGACGAGGGGACCAGGCCAAGAATCCCCTTCATGCTCGAGCGGATTCATCCGGATGACCGGCTTGCGGTGCAACAGACCACGGGTCAGGCTGCGCGCGAGGGCAAGGATTACGATCACGAATACCGGCTCCTGATGCCCGACGGCTCCATCAAATACGTCCGGGCAGTGGCCCGGGCGACCCGGGATTCCAGCGGCCGTGTGCAGTTCGTCGGATCGGTCACTGACGTCACGGCGACCAAAGAGGCCGAGCGAAGGCTTCGCGAGAGCGAGCAGCGCTTTCGCGATTACGCCGAAACCGCCTCTGACTGGTTCTGGGAGACAGGGCCAGACCATCGCGTGACCCAGATTTCGGAACACTCCGATACCATCACGGCTCCCGTCGGCCTGCTCGGGCTCACGCGTTGGGACATTGCGCCCGATGCAGATCTCGAGCCGGATAAATGGCGACAACATCGGGAGGCGCTCGATGCCCACGTCCCATTCCGCGACCTGGTGTATCGCAGCAGGGACCGCAACGGTCAGGCGATCTATGTCCGGACCAGCGGCAAGCCGTTCTTCGACCCGCAAGGCGCCTTTCTGGGTTATCGTGGCGTCTGCACCGACGTGACCGCGGCCATCCGGGCCGATCAGGCGGAAGACGCGCTGCGCAGGGCCCAGGCCGAGCTCGCCCATGTGACGCGCGTCACGACACTGGGCGAGCTGACAGCCTCCATTGCGCACGAGATCAACCAGCCGCTCGCCGCCGTGATCGCGAATGCCGACGCCTGTCTCTCCTGGCTGCAGCGCAATCCGCCAGATCTCAACGCGGCCCGCCGCTCCGTGGACTGGATCATCGAGGACGGCAAGCGTGCCAGCGACATCATCCACCACG
It encodes:
- a CDS encoding PAS domain S-box protein — encoded protein: MKLGRAATFGKSAVQFLAGCVRQTVTTKPRVEPGDASLLESVKQWQQVFEHNPVMYFMVDPVGTVINVNPFGAAQLGYTATELIGRSVLDVFFEEDRDFVRACVTLCLETVDQSHTWEIRKVRKDGSVLWVRENAKTMLRADGGPIVLVACENITERKEAENALRQSEAYLAQAQELSHTGSFGWRSATGEITWSKETYRIFQCDEGTRPRIPFMLERIHPDDRLAVQQTTGQAAREGKDYDHEYRLLMPDGSIKYVRAVARATRDSSGRVQFVGSVTDVTATKEAERRLRESEQRFRDYAETASDWFWETGPDHRVTQISEHSDTITAPVGLLGLTRWDIAPDADLEPDKWRQHREALDAHVPFRDLVYRSRDRNGQAIYVRTSGKPFFDPQGAFLGYRGVCTDVTAAIRADQAEDALRRAQAELAHVTRVTTLGELTASIAHEINQPLAAVIANADACLSWLQRNPPDLNAARRSVDWIIEDGKRASDIIHHVRALAKQTDIEMVPLDASTVVREAVALVQREMASHAVSVRMELSSALPGIFGDRIQLQQVLINLIMNGIEAMEGVDDRPRELTIRSEADGDHAVLVSVADCGAGICEKAIDRLFMPFFTTKSSGMGMGLSICRSIVEAHGGRLAAAPNQGHGATFQITLPVHREEAS